A genomic stretch from Chitinivibrionales bacterium includes:
- a CDS encoding SUMF1/EgtB/PvdO family nonheme iron enzyme, with the protein MTFCLFAKGGGRWRLELLSLAIFCSIYQAYGDRVGQLIEDIKSGPTTYWSQDAAANHNKTPYSASEIMMAGNQEKQDAVKSIRAAIALGDMGWEAREAIPALIEVFPRAVHVLIERGVHYMPGQGGFNDHISTEVVSLKNKFLLSGYLLEYNSLVKCERFVEASHEVDFIEKQVGEGGRIVEALVDIYVTLTVNAGHCALARITGQDLGADKNAWRQWWAQTGASYTPVSTTGSSTESTSFSTGADPSDIVEKGKYRVVLSTGDEFVGTAEIVDDTSIVIETTNGEPFKFKKSLIVEYELLKLPEKITTQGVGHTASGGISESEILTFDQLSRRSAEGLKIEVQLKNGSTLTGLPAVITPEQLKLDIEGSEIPITKEAIAQISTVVETPEEEPAAASAPKKPKGPFDTLVVRNLKTDEYGRALEDIVYAGEIVSDNGSSIRFKTIDNEVVNVAYRNVKRQIRHKKDEELSEIERYSKSLFCPEGMILVDIPPGKPDRPFFKVCIDKYEYPNREGALPKGNVSYDQAQKLCEDQGKRLCTVREWKWACTGLDGYTYPYGWNRNDDNCNTKGIKPLKEAGSMRKCVSKFGVYDMVGNIFEWVTDENDEPMLMGGPLSKCTTVSPGVGGGAKPQTGFRCCKSN; encoded by the coding sequence ATGACATTCTGCTTATTCGCAAAGGGAGGGGGCAGATGGAGATTGGAACTCTTGTCGCTTGCAATTTTTTGTTCCATTTATCAGGCCTATGGTGATCGCGTTGGCCAATTAATTGAAGACATAAAAAGCGGTCCGACAACATACTGGTCACAGGATGCCGCGGCGAATCACAACAAGACGCCCTATTCTGCGTCTGAAATTATGATGGCCGGTAATCAGGAGAAGCAGGATGCGGTAAAAAGCATTCGAGCTGCAATCGCGTTGGGTGATATGGGATGGGAGGCCCGTGAAGCGATTCCCGCCCTGATTGAAGTTTTTCCCCGGGCGGTGCATGTCCTTATCGAGCGGGGAGTTCATTACATGCCCGGCCAGGGAGGGTTTAATGACCATATCTCCACTGAAGTTGTCTCACTAAAAAACAAATTTCTTCTCTCGGGTTATCTTCTGGAATATAACAGTCTTGTAAAGTGCGAGCGATTTGTCGAGGCTTCTCATGAAGTGGATTTTATTGAAAAGCAGGTTGGTGAAGGCGGCCGGATCGTTGAAGCACTTGTTGATATTTACGTTACCCTCACTGTTAATGCCGGCCATTGTGCATTGGCGCGAATTACCGGACAGGATCTGGGTGCCGACAAGAATGCGTGGCGGCAATGGTGGGCTCAGACCGGCGCCTCTTATACTCCGGTATCAACCACCGGAAGTTCTACAGAAAGTACCTCCTTTTCAACCGGCGCCGATCCCTCTGATATCGTTGAAAAGGGGAAATACCGGGTGGTTCTCTCGACAGGCGATGAGTTTGTCGGGACTGCCGAAATTGTCGATGATACCTCAATTGTAATCGAAACGACAAACGGCGAGCCGTTTAAGTTTAAAAAATCACTTATTGTTGAATATGAACTGCTCAAACTTCCGGAAAAAATTACGACTCAGGGGGTTGGCCATACCGCTTCCGGTGGAATCAGTGAATCGGAAATTCTGACTTTCGATCAGTTATCCCGCCGTTCCGCCGAGGGGTTGAAAATTGAGGTTCAGCTCAAAAATGGCTCTACACTCACCGGTCTTCCGGCAGTTATTACGCCCGAGCAGCTTAAACTCGACATCGAGGGCTCCGAAATACCGATTACCAAGGAGGCCATTGCCCAGATTTCGACAGTTGTCGAAACGCCTGAGGAAGAGCCTGCTGCAGCATCTGCGCCGAAAAAACCCAAAGGCCCCTTTGATACACTTGTTGTCCGGAATCTAAAAACAGATGAGTATGGCCGTGCACTTGAGGATATAGTCTATGCCGGTGAAATCGTATCCGACAATGGATCGAGCATACGGTTCAAAACGATTGACAACGAAGTGGTGAACGTTGCTTACAGAAATGTCAAACGCCAGATCCGACATAAAAAGGATGAAGAACTTTCGGAAATCGAACGCTACAGTAAGAGTCTGTTCTGTCCTGAAGGCATGATTCTGGTTGATATACCGCCCGGAAAACCGGACCGTCCCTTCTTCAAGGTGTGTATCGATAAATACGAATATCCCAATCGTGAAGGTGCTTTGCCCAAAGGAAATGTTTCCTACGATCAGGCTCAGAAGCTTTGTGAGGACCAGGGGAAGCGGTTGTGCACGGTAAGAGAATGGAAATGGGCATGCACCGGTCTTGATGGTTACACCTATCCCTACGGATGGAACCGTAATGATGACAACTGTAATACCAAGGGGATAAAGCCTCTGAAAGAGGCGGGTAGTATGAGGAAATGTGTCAGCAAGTTCGGCGTGTATGATATGGTCGGAAATATTTTTGAATGGGTTACCGACGAGAACGAT